One region of Symbiobacterium terraclitae genomic DNA includes:
- the lpdA gene encoding dihydrolipoyl dehydrogenase has translation MGSIKTGTDVVVIGAGPGGYVAAQRAAQLGLDVTLVESEELGGTCLNHGCIPSKALISVGDLVHKVNNGSDRGIVVKGSVEVDFAKTQEWKQSKVIKRLTTGVASLMKAAQVEVVKGRARFTDPHSLEVELNDGGTAAYSFKHAIIATGSRAINPPFFPIDGENVVDARGALAFTAVPARFLVVGGGYIGVELGIAYAKLGSKVTIVEATGQLLPGTDPDLINVLMRRLRRLGVTVLLNAKASGGLQNGKVRVEDAEGKVQEIEADKVLVSVGRRPYHEGLQLEKAGVRVDEKGFIPVDEQMRTNVSHIYAIGDVCSPVMLAHKASAQGRVAAEAIAGLKSAADWQTVPAVIFTDPEIAYVGLTEAQAREKGYDPVVSRYNFAAVGRALTMGESDGFVKLVGDRKSGLLLGAQMIGPEVSELIGEVTLALEMGALMEDVALTPHYHPTLSEGILEAALSWVHDIEKAGRK, from the coding sequence ATGGGTTCCATCAAGACCGGGACCGACGTGGTCGTGATCGGCGCAGGTCCCGGCGGGTACGTGGCCGCCCAGCGGGCGGCCCAGCTCGGATTGGACGTCACGCTGGTCGAGAGCGAGGAGCTGGGCGGCACGTGCCTGAACCACGGCTGCATCCCTTCCAAGGCGCTGATCTCGGTGGGCGACCTGGTGCACAAGGTGAACAACGGCTCCGACCGGGGCATCGTGGTGAAGGGCAGCGTGGAGGTGGACTTCGCCAAGACCCAGGAGTGGAAGCAGAGCAAGGTGATCAAGCGGCTCACCACCGGCGTGGCCTCGCTGATGAAGGCGGCCCAGGTCGAGGTGGTCAAGGGCAGGGCCCGGTTCACCGACCCCCACTCGCTGGAGGTGGAGCTGAACGACGGCGGCACCGCTGCCTACAGCTTCAAGCACGCGATCATCGCCACGGGCTCCCGGGCCATCAACCCGCCGTTCTTCCCGATTGACGGGGAGAACGTGGTCGACGCCCGGGGGGCGCTGGCCTTCACCGCGGTGCCGGCCCGCTTCCTGGTGGTCGGCGGCGGCTACATCGGCGTGGAGCTGGGCATCGCCTACGCGAAGCTCGGCTCCAAGGTGACCATCGTCGAGGCGACGGGCCAGCTGCTGCCCGGCACGGACCCGGACCTGATCAACGTGCTGATGCGCCGCCTGCGCCGCCTGGGCGTCACCGTGCTGCTCAACGCCAAGGCGTCCGGCGGCCTCCAGAACGGCAAGGTCCGGGTGGAGGACGCCGAGGGCAAGGTGCAGGAGATCGAAGCAGACAAGGTCCTGGTCTCGGTGGGGCGGCGGCCCTACCACGAGGGGCTGCAGCTGGAGAAGGCCGGGGTCAGGGTGGACGAGAAGGGGTTCATCCCCGTCGACGAGCAGATGCGCACCAACGTCAGCCACATCTACGCCATCGGCGACGTCTGCTCCCCGGTGATGCTGGCCCACAAGGCCAGCGCCCAGGGGCGCGTGGCGGCTGAGGCCATCGCCGGCCTCAAGTCGGCTGCCGACTGGCAGACGGTGCCGGCGGTGATCTTCACCGACCCTGAGATCGCCTACGTGGGCCTCACCGAGGCCCAGGCCCGGGAGAAGGGCTACGACCCCGTCGTCAGCCGGTACAACTTCGCCGCCGTGGGCCGGGCGCTCACGATGGGCGAGTCAGACGGCTTCGTGAAGCTGGTGGGCGACCGGAAGAGCGGCCTGCTGCTGGGCGCCCAGATGATCGGCCCGGAGGTCTCGGAGCTGATCGGCGAGGTGACCCTCGCCCTGGAGATGGGGGCGCTGATGGAGGACGTGGCGCTGACGCCGCACTACCACCCGACGCTGTCGGAGGGGATCCTGGAGGCCGCCCTCTCGTGGGTGCACGACATCGAGAAGGCAGGGCGGAAATAG
- a CDS encoding response regulator transcription factor: MALRVLVVDDDPKITAFLRRSLALEGYDVLVANSGTEALRMIAGAPPDLLVLDVMMPDVDGLEVCRRIRAAGENFPILMLTARDAVSDRVKGLDQGADDYLVKPFALEELLARLRALVRRSGSGSADGNGGQQVLQFADLGLDTATREAFRGSRRISLTAKEYELLHLFMTHPRQVLTRDTLMEKVWGYDYSGESNVLEVYVGYLRSKLEAGGEPRLIQTVRGVGYVLKE, translated from the coding sequence ATGGCTCTGCGCGTTCTGGTGGTCGATGACGACCCCAAGATCACCGCGTTCCTTCGCCGCAGCCTGGCCCTGGAAGGATACGACGTGCTGGTGGCCAACAGCGGGACGGAAGCGCTGCGCATGATCGCCGGGGCGCCGCCCGACCTGCTGGTGCTCGACGTGATGATGCCCGATGTGGACGGCCTGGAGGTCTGCCGACGCATCCGGGCGGCCGGCGAGAACTTCCCCATCCTGATGCTCACAGCCCGGGACGCCGTCTCCGACCGCGTGAAGGGGCTGGACCAGGGCGCCGACGACTACCTGGTGAAGCCCTTCGCCCTGGAGGAGCTCCTGGCCCGGCTCCGGGCGCTCGTGCGGCGCAGCGGGTCTGGCTCGGCCGACGGCAACGGCGGCCAGCAGGTGCTGCAGTTCGCCGATCTCGGGCTCGACACGGCCACCCGGGAGGCGTTCCGCGGCTCCCGGCGCATCAGCCTCACCGCGAAGGAGTACGAGCTCCTGCACCTGTTCATGACCCACCCGCGGCAGGTGCTCACCCGCGACACCCTCATGGAAAAGGTCTGGGGCTACGACTACTCGGGCGAGTCCAACGTGCTCGAGGTTTACGTCGGCTACCTGCGGTCGAAGCTGGAGGCCGGGGGGGAGCCGCGGCTGATCCAGACGGTGCGCGGCGTCGGGTACGTCCTGAAGGAGTGA
- a CDS encoding sensor histidine kinase gives MSLRLRLALLYSAQMTAALLLFSFLLYYVMHWSYISEVDATLKSVAWRVAEGAPLTWSIPSLRSLADRSTFIMVRAEDYIVTQSSDFGSFPLPARAAAGEPTFTTERDVNGEPYRLFSLPIYVNDQPRFWVQVAQPTRLLERVLANLRPLLSVATAAFAVVTGAFSWLLAGRALKPITKVAQAAEAIGESADLSLRVPYKGPGDEVGSLVHTFNGMLDQLQELYGRLAAAVDAQKRFVADASHELRTPLTIIRGNIDYLERAGSLDPEALADMKSEAARMSQLLEEMLAMARADAGQEPELEPLALGPLVREVCDRAKALPHNVEFRRELPEALDRVMVLGHAEWLRRALLILLDNAFKYTPSGTVTVRAGRQGDGVVLQVIDTGRGIAPEDLPRVFDRFYRADPARSGGGSGLGLAIASWVAGLHGGRLTAESKVGEGSTFSLWLPIYRPASPSANS, from the coding sequence ATGTCGCTTCGGCTGCGGCTCGCCTTGCTGTACTCGGCCCAGATGACGGCCGCACTCCTGCTCTTCAGCTTCCTCCTGTACTACGTGATGCACTGGAGCTACATCAGCGAGGTGGACGCCACCCTGAAGTCGGTGGCCTGGCGGGTCGCCGAGGGGGCGCCGCTGACCTGGTCCATCCCCTCACTGCGCTCGCTGGCCGACCGCTCCACGTTCATCATGGTGCGGGCGGAGGACTACATCGTCACGCAGTCGAGCGACTTCGGCTCCTTCCCGCTGCCGGCCAGGGCGGCCGCCGGCGAACCGACGTTCACCACCGAGCGCGACGTCAACGGCGAGCCTTACCGGCTCTTCAGCCTGCCGATCTACGTGAACGACCAGCCCCGCTTCTGGGTGCAGGTGGCCCAGCCCACGCGGCTCCTGGAGCGGGTGCTGGCCAACCTCAGGCCGCTGCTCAGCGTGGCCACCGCCGCATTCGCCGTCGTCACCGGCGCCTTCTCCTGGCTGCTGGCCGGCCGGGCCCTGAAGCCCATCACGAAGGTGGCGCAGGCGGCGGAGGCCATCGGGGAGTCGGCGGACCTCAGCCTGCGGGTGCCCTACAAGGGCCCGGGCGACGAGGTGGGGAGCCTGGTGCACACCTTCAACGGCATGCTGGACCAGCTCCAGGAGCTGTACGGCCGCCTGGCCGCGGCGGTGGACGCCCAGAAGCGGTTCGTGGCCGACGCCTCCCACGAGCTGCGGACGCCGCTGACGATCATCCGGGGCAACATCGACTACCTGGAGCGGGCGGGCAGCCTCGACCCGGAGGCCCTGGCCGACATGAAGTCCGAGGCCGCCCGCATGTCGCAGCTCCTGGAGGAGATGCTGGCCATGGCGCGGGCGGACGCCGGGCAGGAGCCGGAGCTGGAGCCGCTGGCGCTGGGTCCGCTGGTGCGGGAGGTGTGCGACCGGGCGAAAGCGCTGCCCCACAACGTGGAGTTCCGCCGCGAGCTGCCCGAGGCGCTGGACCGCGTGATGGTGCTGGGCCATGCGGAGTGGCTGCGGCGGGCGCTGCTGATCCTGCTGGACAACGCCTTCAAGTACACCCCCAGCGGCACGGTCACCGTCCGCGCCGGCCGTCAGGGCGACGGGGTCGTCCTGCAGGTGATCGACACGGGCCGGGGGATCGCGCCCGAGGACCTGCCCCGAGTCTTCGACCGGTTCTACCGGGCCGACCCCGCCCGGTCGGGCGGCGGCAGCGGCCTGGGGCTGGCCATCGCCTCCTGGGTCGCCGGTCTGCACGGCGGGCGGCTGACGGCCGAGAGCAAGGTCGGGGAGGGCTCCACGTTCAGCCTCTGGCTGCCCATCTACCGGCCGGCGTCGCCGAGCGCGAATTCTTAG
- a CDS encoding S1C family serine protease, with translation MYDDKLDPRPNPDAEEPRREQEVGSAAPAPEAEAADSSPELELPEIPASPEVPAAPVVPLYSPPEPEQREPRRGTGWRMLAAAVALVMLSAAVGSASTYYLMRNQQAAAPSGYQPNSPAQSLQPVVQTVAEAGASVIPEIYKRVAPAVVAVDVVGRQGWYRTAGSGSGFVVDPAGYILTNYHVVEYAQNITVKFLDGTALSATVVGTDRTSDLAVLKVDPGDKQLVVAPLGDSDQVQVGELAIAIGNPYGHEFTVTAGIVSALNREITEETTTIPGAIQTDAAINPGNSGGPLLNGRGEVIGVNTAISAPSQFSGNVGLGFAVPINTAKEILPTLMAGQDVQRPYLGVYLEDLNERYARLLGLDSTEGALVTQVLEGSAAEKAGLRNPETDRFGLVSADVIVAVDGRKVANSSELVSRIGGYKVGDTVELTIIRDGQELTLKATLGARP, from the coding sequence ATGTATGACGATAAGCTTGATCCCAGGCCGAATCCCGACGCTGAGGAGCCGCGCCGGGAGCAGGAGGTAGGGTCTGCCGCCCCGGCGCCGGAGGCAGAGGCTGCCGATTCGTCTCCGGAGCTGGAGCTGCCGGAGATCCCGGCGTCGCCGGAGGTGCCCGCGGCCCCCGTGGTGCCGCTCTACAGCCCGCCGGAGCCCGAGCAGCGGGAGCCCCGCCGCGGCACAGGCTGGCGCATGCTGGCCGCGGCCGTGGCGCTGGTGATGCTCTCCGCCGCGGTGGGCAGCGCGTCGACCTATTACCTGATGCGGAACCAGCAGGCCGCGGCTCCCTCGGGCTACCAGCCCAACTCCCCGGCCCAGAGCCTGCAGCCGGTGGTGCAGACGGTGGCCGAGGCCGGGGCCAGCGTCATCCCCGAGATCTACAAGCGGGTGGCGCCGGCCGTGGTCGCCGTGGACGTCGTCGGCCGTCAGGGCTGGTACCGCACCGCGGGCAGCGGCTCGGGCTTCGTGGTCGACCCCGCGGGCTATATCCTCACCAACTACCACGTGGTTGAGTACGCCCAGAACATCACCGTGAAGTTCCTGGACGGCACCGCCCTGAGCGCCACGGTGGTGGGCACCGACCGCACCAGCGACCTGGCCGTGCTGAAGGTGGACCCCGGCGACAAGCAGCTGGTCGTCGCACCGCTGGGCGACTCGGACCAGGTGCAGGTGGGCGAGCTGGCCATCGCCATCGGCAACCCCTACGGCCACGAGTTCACCGTGACGGCGGGCATCGTCTCCGCACTCAACCGTGAGATCACCGAGGAGACGACGACGATCCCCGGCGCCATCCAGACCGACGCCGCCATCAACCCGGGCAACTCCGGCGGGCCGCTGCTGAACGGACGCGGCGAGGTGATCGGCGTCAACACCGCCATCTCGGCGCCGTCGCAGTTCTCCGGCAACGTCGGCCTTGGCTTCGCGGTGCCGATCAACACCGCCAAGGAGATCCTGCCGACCCTGATGGCGGGCCAGGACGTGCAGCGCCCGTACCTGGGGGTCTACCTGGAGGACCTGAACGAGCGGTACGCCCGGCTGCTGGGCCTGGACTCGACGGAGGGGGCCCTGGTCACGCAGGTGCTCGAGGGCAGCGCCGCCGAGAAGGCGGGCCTGCGCAACCCGGAGACGGACCGCTTCGGCCTGGTCTCGGCCGACGTGATCGTCGCGGTGGACGGCAGGAAGGTGGCCAACAGCTCCGAGCTGGTCAGCCGGATCGGCGGGTACAAGGTGGGCGACACGGTTGAGCTGACCATCATCCGCGATGGCCAGGAGCTGACCCTGAAGGCGACCCTCGGCGCCCGTCCGTAA
- a CDS encoding YkuS family protein, producing MRIAVEDGLSNVKEALKAEGYTVTKLSPGKMEGVGAAVVTGMSNNFMGIHDTNGNQFPVIDATGKTVDEVVRQVKERALH from the coding sequence ATGCGGATCGCGGTGGAAGACGGCCTCAGCAACGTGAAGGAGGCGCTGAAGGCCGAGGGCTACACGGTCACCAAGCTGTCGCCCGGCAAGATGGAGGGCGTGGGCGCGGCCGTGGTCACCGGCATGTCCAACAACTTCATGGGCATCCACGACACCAACGGCAACCAGTTCCCGGTGATCGACGCAACCGGCAAGACCGTTGACGAGGTGGTCAGGCAGGTGAAGGAGCGGGCCCTCCACTAA